The following proteins are encoded in a genomic region of Nonomuraea muscovyensis:
- the pflB gene encoding formate C-acetyltransferase, giving the protein MTVTAVEVDAWRGFQGADWRSTIDVRAFIQANYTPYEGDASFLAGPTERTRAVWTAVSALFPEERERGIHDVDAATPSSITSHRPGYIDRDRELIVGLQTDAPLKRAIMPAGGLRMVENGLAAYGFTLDPLVKEIFTKYRKTHNDGVFDAYTPEILAARRSGVITGLPDAYGRGRIIGDYRRVALYGVNRLIADKHADLRSLDGCSATDAVIRDREELSEQLRALDELKRMAASYGHDISEPATTAREAVQWLYFAYLAAVKEQNGAAMSLGRTSTFLDIYLERDLAEGRITEEQAQELIDDFVIKLRIIRFLRTPEYDQLFSGDPTWVTESIGGIGADGRPLVTRTSYRYLQTLRDLGPAPEPNLTVLWSPQLPEPFKRFCAGLSIETSSLQYESDDLMRPRLGDDTAIACCVSAAPVGRQMQFFGARVNLAKTLLYAINGGRDEITGAQVGPAHPALTGDVLDYEEVKAAFDRMMDWLARTYVNALNIIHFMHDKYAYERLEMALHDYPVKRTLACGIAGLSVAADSLSAIKYAHVKVIRDRSGLAVDYEIDGDYPAYGNNDDRADAIAVDLVRSFLAKIRRHPAYRDAEHTQSVLTITSNVVYGKHTGNTPDGRRAGEPFAPGANPGNGRDRHGMIASALSVAKLPYDQALDGISLTNTVTPEALGRTAAERVDNLVGVLDGYFDAAGFHMNVNVLTRAVLLDAMEHPDRYPQLTIRVSGYAVNFVRLTPEQQQDVVNRTFHGSL; this is encoded by the coding sequence ATGACGGTCACCGCGGTCGAGGTCGACGCATGGCGCGGCTTCCAGGGCGCGGACTGGCGCTCAACGATCGACGTACGCGCCTTCATCCAGGCCAACTACACCCCCTACGAGGGCGATGCGAGCTTCCTGGCGGGGCCGACGGAGCGGACGCGAGCCGTGTGGACGGCGGTGTCGGCCCTGTTCCCCGAGGAGCGTGAGCGCGGGATCCATGACGTGGACGCCGCGACTCCCTCATCGATCACCTCGCACCGCCCCGGCTACATCGACCGCGACCGGGAGCTGATCGTCGGCCTCCAGACCGACGCGCCGCTGAAGCGCGCCATCATGCCCGCCGGCGGGCTGCGCATGGTGGAGAACGGCCTGGCCGCGTACGGCTTCACGCTCGACCCGCTGGTGAAGGAGATCTTCACCAAGTACCGCAAGACCCACAACGACGGCGTGTTCGACGCCTACACCCCCGAGATTCTGGCCGCCCGCCGCTCCGGCGTCATCACCGGCCTGCCCGACGCCTACGGCCGCGGCCGCATCATCGGCGACTACCGGCGCGTCGCCCTGTACGGCGTGAACCGGCTGATCGCGGACAAGCACGCCGACCTGCGCTCCCTGGACGGCTGTTCGGCCACCGACGCGGTGATCCGCGACCGCGAGGAACTGTCCGAGCAGCTGCGCGCACTGGACGAGCTGAAGCGGATGGCCGCCTCCTACGGCCACGACATCTCCGAACCGGCCACCACCGCCCGCGAGGCCGTCCAGTGGCTCTACTTCGCCTACCTGGCCGCCGTCAAGGAGCAGAACGGTGCGGCCATGTCCCTCGGCCGCACCTCCACCTTCCTCGACATCTACCTGGAGCGCGACCTCGCCGAAGGACGGATCACCGAGGAACAGGCGCAGGAGCTCATCGACGATTTCGTCATCAAGCTCCGCATCATCCGCTTCCTGCGCACCCCCGAGTACGACCAGCTCTTCTCCGGCGACCCCACCTGGGTGACCGAGTCGATCGGCGGCATCGGCGCGGACGGCCGCCCCCTGGTGACCCGCACCAGCTACCGCTACCTGCAGACGCTGCGCGACCTCGGCCCCGCACCGGAGCCCAACCTCACCGTGCTGTGGTCCCCGCAGCTCCCGGAGCCGTTCAAACGTTTCTGCGCCGGACTGTCGATCGAGACCAGCTCCCTGCAGTACGAGAGCGACGACCTCATGCGCCCCCGGCTCGGCGACGACACCGCGATCGCCTGCTGCGTGTCGGCCGCTCCGGTCGGCCGGCAGATGCAGTTCTTCGGCGCCCGCGTCAACCTGGCCAAGACGCTCCTGTACGCGATCAACGGCGGCCGCGACGAGATCACGGGCGCCCAGGTCGGCCCGGCCCACCCCGCGCTGACCGGCGACGTCCTCGACTACGAGGAGGTCAAGGCCGCCTTCGACCGGATGATGGACTGGCTCGCGCGGACCTACGTCAACGCGCTCAACATCATCCACTTCATGCACGACAAGTACGCCTACGAACGCCTCGAGATGGCCCTGCACGACTACCCCGTCAAGCGCACCCTGGCCTGCGGCATCGCCGGGCTGTCGGTCGCCGCCGACAGCCTGTCGGCCATCAAGTACGCCCACGTCAAGGTCATCCGCGACCGTAGCGGCCTCGCGGTGGACTACGAGATCGACGGCGACTACCCGGCCTACGGCAACAACGACGACCGCGCCGACGCCATCGCCGTCGACCTGGTCCGCTCGTTCCTGGCCAAGATCCGCCGCCATCCCGCCTACCGCGACGCCGAGCACACCCAGTCCGTGCTCACGATCACCTCCAACGTCGTCTACGGCAAACACACCGGCAACACCCCCGACGGCCGCCGCGCCGGCGAGCCCTTCGCCCCCGGCGCCAACCCCGGCAACGGCCGCGACCGCCACGGCATGATCGCCTCCGCCCTGTCGGTCGCCAAACTCCCCTACGACCAAGCACTCGACGGTATCTCCCTGACCAACACCGTCACCCCCGAAGCGCTCGGCCGCACCGCGGCCGAACGCGTGGACAACCTGGTCGGCGTCCTGGACGGCTACTTCGACGCAGCCGGCTTCCACATGAACGTCAACGTCCTCACCCGCGCCGTGCTCCTGGACGCCATGGAACACCCCGACCGCTACCCGCAGCTGACCATCCGCGTCTCCGGCTACGCCGTCAACTTCGTCCGCCTCACCCCCGAACAACAGCAGGACGTCGTCAACCGAACCTTCCACGGATCACTGTGA
- the pflA gene encoding pyruvate formate-lyase-activating protein: protein MNPCQAVPPPTTEPAPAATGVISSWDLSVGVDGPGTRFVVFTSGCPLRCLYCQNPETWHMRDGHPVTTEEVMTEIGNYRRFITVAGGGVTISGGEPLLQPRFTADLLHRCRDSGLHTALDTSGLLGERATDAMLADTDLVLLDIKSYSPATYRRVTGGPLQPTLRFARRLANLGRPTWIRFVLVPGLTDDPADIDGLARFVSGLGNVERVDVLPFHRMATGKYRRLGLPFPLADTPPPDEDLLARVHDQFHRHGVPTT from the coding sequence GTGAACCCCTGCCAGGCGGTACCGCCTCCGACCACCGAGCCCGCACCGGCAGCAACGGGCGTCATCAGCTCCTGGGACCTGTCCGTCGGCGTGGACGGCCCGGGCACCCGCTTCGTCGTCTTCACCAGCGGCTGCCCCCTGCGCTGCCTGTACTGCCAGAACCCCGAGACGTGGCACATGCGCGACGGCCACCCCGTAACCACCGAGGAGGTGATGACCGAGATCGGCAACTATCGGCGCTTCATCACCGTCGCGGGCGGCGGCGTGACGATCAGCGGCGGCGAACCGCTCCTGCAGCCCCGCTTCACCGCCGACCTGCTCCACCGCTGCCGCGACAGCGGCCTGCACACGGCGCTCGACACCTCCGGCCTCCTGGGCGAGCGCGCCACCGACGCCATGCTCGCCGACACCGATCTCGTCCTGCTCGACATCAAGTCCTACAGCCCGGCCACCTACCGGCGCGTGACCGGGGGCCCGCTCCAGCCCACCCTCCGTTTCGCCCGCCGCCTGGCGAACCTCGGCCGCCCCACGTGGATCAGGTTCGTCCTGGTGCCCGGGCTCACCGACGACCCGGCAGACATCGACGGCCTGGCCCGCTTCGTGTCAGGCCTGGGCAACGTCGAGCGCGTCGACGTCCTGCCCTTCCACCGCATGGCCACCGGCAAGTACCGGCGACTCGGCCTTCCCTTCCCCCTGGCCGACACCCCACCCCCCGACGAGGATCTCCTGGCCCGCGTACACGATCAGTTCCACCGCCACGGAGTGCCCACCACCTGA
- a CDS encoding VOC family protein: MDVRRVVPNVQSEAVEESREFYGLLGFEEVMNHGWIMTLASRSVPEAQVSFMSHDKTAPIAPDLSIEVDDVDAAYAAVRESGAEIVHPLQDEEWGVRRFFVRDPNGRVVNVLGHR; encoded by the coding sequence ATGGATGTTCGCCGTGTCGTACCTAACGTGCAGTCGGAGGCTGTGGAGGAGAGCCGGGAGTTCTACGGACTTCTTGGCTTCGAGGAAGTCATGAACCATGGCTGGATCATGACGCTGGCTTCTCGGTCTGTGCCGGAAGCCCAGGTCAGCTTCATGAGCCATGACAAGACCGCACCCATTGCACCCGATCTGAGTATCGAGGTCGATGACGTGGACGCGGCCTATGCGGCGGTACGGGAGAGCGGGGCTGAGATCGTGCATCCCTTGCAGGACGAGGAGTGGGGAGTGCGCCGGTTCTTCGTCCGGGATCCCAACGGCCGAGTCGTCAACGTTCTGGGCCACCGGTAG
- a CDS encoding maleylpyruvate isomerase family mycothiol-dependent enzyme, which translates to MNRDEIWLAIDHERSTLADLLDDLSDQEWEVASLCSGWRVRDVAAHLTLAHMGVAQAARELLKVRGDINCMLHDTAVRQAELPVRQISALLRGMVGSRRKAPGGQPLLDILVHGQDIAIPLGRDRPMPVRAAAFSATRIWTMKWPFTMGWSFHARQELTGLEFAATDHAWSVGQGQRVEGSIAAILLLLNGRRAALTRLSGPGMTELRARLPLATQI; encoded by the coding sequence ATGAACCGGGATGAGATATGGCTGGCGATCGATCACGAGCGGTCCACTCTCGCGGACCTTCTTGACGACCTCTCCGACCAGGAATGGGAGGTCGCATCCCTGTGCTCGGGCTGGCGGGTGCGCGACGTTGCCGCCCACCTGACCCTTGCCCATATGGGTGTCGCGCAGGCGGCGCGTGAGCTGCTGAAGGTCCGCGGAGACATCAACTGCATGCTTCACGACACCGCCGTACGGCAAGCCGAGTTGCCCGTGCGCCAGATCAGCGCCCTGTTGCGGGGCATGGTGGGCTCCCGCAGGAAAGCGCCCGGCGGGCAGCCGCTGTTGGACATCCTCGTCCACGGGCAGGACATTGCCATCCCCCTCGGACGAGACCGCCCAATGCCAGTGCGGGCCGCGGCCTTCTCCGCAACTCGGATCTGGACCATGAAATGGCCCTTCACCATGGGATGGTCCTTTCATGCCCGTCAGGAGTTGACCGGACTCGAGTTCGCGGCCACCGACCACGCCTGGTCCGTGGGACAAGGACAGAGAGTTGAAGGTTCCATCGCGGCGATCCTCCTTTTGCTGAATGGACGACGTGCCGCCCTGACACGCCTGTCGGGCCCCGGCATGACCGAACTGCGTGCTCGCCTGCCACTGGCCACCCAGATCTAG
- a CDS encoding SGNH/GDSL hydrolase family protein produces MRFVRILVALVLTTTLAAQQPASAEPGLGWKAAWSAAPQRPGTNFTPNWSEQGFAGQTLRQVVRTTVSGAAVRIRLTNVYGTAPVTVSAATVARSSTGGAVKTGSLRRLTSGRAASFTIPAGAELVSDPVALPVSALERLTVTLHFAKPTGPATYHAQAMAASFRAEGNHVADQGSAAFTESSVSWYYLSGVDVLGASRGRDGVALFGDSLTDGYGSTPGADNRYPDELAERLVAARRPRAVLNQGIGGNRLTVDSAWLGDKATARFDRDVLGRSGVGTVIVLLGVNDIGMSVARQPMAAPHTEVSAAEIIAAHRELIRRAHTKGLRVIGGTIPPMKGSRYYTPLSEAKRDEVNAWIRRTGEYDAVADFDRALASPAAEDQLDPAYDSGDHLHPSDAGYRAMADAVGLADLG; encoded by the coding sequence GTGCGTTTCGTCAGGATCCTCGTGGCGCTGGTCCTCACCACGACACTGGCCGCCCAGCAGCCCGCCTCGGCGGAGCCGGGGCTCGGCTGGAAAGCCGCCTGGTCGGCCGCGCCCCAGCGCCCGGGCACCAACTTCACCCCCAACTGGTCCGAGCAGGGCTTCGCGGGCCAGACCCTCCGGCAGGTAGTGCGGACCACCGTCTCCGGCGCCGCCGTCCGGATCCGGCTGACCAACGTATACGGCACCGCCCCGGTGACGGTCAGCGCCGCCACAGTGGCCCGCAGCTCCACCGGCGGCGCCGTGAAGACGGGATCGCTTCGGCGCCTGACCTCCGGACGCGCGGCGAGTTTCACCATCCCGGCCGGCGCGGAGCTGGTCAGCGACCCGGTGGCACTGCCGGTCTCGGCACTGGAACGGCTCACGGTCACGCTGCACTTCGCCAAGCCGACCGGGCCGGCGACCTACCACGCCCAAGCCATGGCCGCGAGCTTCCGCGCCGAGGGGAACCACGTGGCCGACCAAGGCTCCGCGGCCTTCACCGAATCCAGCGTGTCCTGGTACTACCTGTCCGGGGTCGATGTCCTGGGCGCCTCACGGGGCCGCGACGGCGTGGCGCTGTTCGGGGACTCGCTCACCGACGGTTACGGCTCCACTCCTGGAGCCGACAACCGCTACCCCGACGAGCTCGCCGAACGGCTGGTGGCCGCCCGCCGGCCGCGTGCCGTTCTCAATCAGGGCATCGGCGGCAACCGTCTGACCGTCGACTCCGCCTGGCTCGGCGACAAGGCCACCGCCCGGTTCGACCGCGACGTCCTCGGCCGTTCCGGCGTGGGCACGGTGATCGTCCTGCTGGGTGTCAACGACATCGGCATGAGCGTGGCACGTCAGCCCATGGCTGCACCGCACACCGAAGTCTCGGCCGCCGAGATCATCGCCGCGCACCGCGAGCTGATCCGCCGGGCGCATACCAAGGGCCTGCGCGTCATCGGCGGGACTATCCCGCCCATGAAGGGCTCGCGGTACTACACACCGCTCAGCGAGGCCAAGCGCGACGAGGTCAACGCCTGGATCCGCAGAACCGGCGAATACGACGCGGTGGCGGACTTCGACCGCGCGCTGGCCTCGCCCGCCGCCGAGGATCAACTCGACCCCGCCTACGACAGCGGCGACCATCTGCACCCCAGCGATGCGGGATACCGCGCGATGGCCGATGCCGTGGGTCTCGCAGATCTGGGATGA
- a CDS encoding DUF1772 domain-containing protein yields the protein MVIRLVTALSVLSTGLLAGAFGYGAVNVATTFNAVPLDVRLTFHSALMRMNGPVMQTIMALAALSSLALALLTRRYLAGVAGVLAVLSFLITRFGNVPINGQIKVWAVGTPPADYAEILQRWEMFNVLRTLTAFVAFVLIITLTVRAQRGDH from the coding sequence ATGGTGATCCGCCTCGTCACCGCACTCAGCGTGCTGTCCACCGGTCTGCTCGCGGGCGCCTTCGGCTACGGCGCCGTCAACGTCGCGACCACCTTCAACGCGGTGCCGCTCGACGTGCGGCTGACCTTCCACTCCGCCCTCATGCGCATGAACGGCCCCGTCATGCAGACCATCATGGCGCTGGCCGCCTTGAGCTCGCTGGCCCTGGCCTTGCTTACTCGGCGCTATCTGGCCGGGGTGGCGGGCGTGCTGGCCGTGCTCTCGTTCCTGATCACCCGGTTCGGCAACGTGCCGATCAACGGCCAGATCAAGGTGTGGGCCGTCGGTACGCCCCCGGCCGACTACGCCGAGATCCTCCAGCGGTGGGAGATGTTCAACGTCCTCCGCACGCTTACGGCCTTCGTCGCCTTCGTCCTGATCATCACCCTCACCGTTCGAGCTCAGCGAGGAGATCACTAG
- a CDS encoding amidohydrolase family protein has protein sequence MHSIPAERISPPLYLVNGVTTVREMSGTPLLHAWRKRIDRGELLGPRSVIASRIIDGAPTIGDPSVFAEVATEAQAREAVRQAKRDGADFVKVYSRLSPELYRVVADEARRHRMPLAGHCPDGVALSTASSLGQCSVEHLYSTWYDTSTREREVRSRIADLEFAQSDYVSWMREIHRLEWEAVAGYSARKAASVFATLARNRTRVVPTLTVYQVLDRPDELLDDGRLKYVPAAVADGWRWALDNIIKAGRTPEVTAQRHALFDRRKAFVNELEAAGVPVVAGTDGGDVPFVVPGFSLHDELANLVSSGLSPLRALRAATLEPARLLGLDDSIGTIAPGKAADLVVLDADPLADIRNSTRIHTVVTRGRVISTEQRARMLAKIESAAAA, from the coding sequence GTGCACAGCATTCCCGCCGAGCGCATCTCCCCTCCGCTGTACCTCGTCAACGGCGTAACCACCGTGCGCGAGATGTCCGGAACCCCGCTGCTTCACGCGTGGCGCAAGCGGATCGACCGGGGCGAGTTGCTCGGGCCGCGCTCGGTCATCGCCAGCAGGATCATCGACGGCGCGCCGACCATCGGCGACCCGTCGGTCTTCGCCGAGGTCGCGACCGAAGCCCAGGCCCGCGAAGCGGTCCGCCAGGCGAAGCGGGACGGCGCGGATTTCGTCAAGGTGTACTCCAGGCTCTCGCCCGAGCTGTACCGCGTGGTCGCCGACGAGGCGCGCAGGCACCGAATGCCGCTGGCCGGGCACTGCCCCGACGGGGTTGCGCTGAGCACAGCCAGCAGCCTCGGCCAGTGCAGCGTCGAGCACCTCTACTCCACCTGGTACGACACCTCCACACGGGAGCGGGAAGTGCGCTCCCGGATCGCCGACCTGGAGTTCGCCCAGAGCGACTACGTCAGCTGGATGCGTGAGATCCACCGGCTGGAGTGGGAGGCGGTCGCCGGCTACAGCGCCCGCAAGGCGGCGTCGGTCTTCGCCACGCTGGCGCGCAACCGGACCCGGGTCGTGCCGACTCTGACGGTCTACCAGGTACTGGACCGGCCGGATGAGCTGCTGGACGACGGGCGGCTCAAGTACGTGCCTGCCGCCGTGGCCGACGGCTGGCGGTGGGCGCTGGACAACATCATCAAGGCGGGCCGCACGCCCGAGGTCACCGCCCAGCGGCACGCGCTGTTCGACCGCCGTAAGGCCTTCGTGAACGAACTGGAGGCGGCCGGAGTGCCGGTGGTGGCGGGGACGGACGGCGGCGACGTGCCGTTCGTGGTGCCCGGCTTCAGCCTGCACGACGAGCTGGCCAACCTCGTGAGCTCCGGCCTGTCGCCTCTGCGCGCGCTGCGGGCCGCCACTCTGGAACCCGCGCGGCTGCTCGGGCTGGACGACTCGATCGGCACCATCGCGCCCGGCAAGGCCGCCGATCTGGTGGTCCTGGACGCCGACCCGCTGGCCGACATCCGCAACTCCACCCGCATCCACACAGTGGTGACCCGTGGCCGCGTCATCTCCACGGAGCAGCGGGCCCGGATGCTAGCCAAGATCGAAAGCGCGGCAGCCGCGTGA
- a CDS encoding TetR/AcrR family transcriptional regulator, with protein sequence MSEITPPRRRRRRADADRSASEILRATKDLLAVQPHASVEEIAVAAGVSRQTVYAHFKTREALIGAVFDEIAAEAAAQMEAAQLDREPAVDALLRLLDISWRTFQRYPLLLTVSTPAGDSAADGKRHESAFDHLERVLSRGRQSGEFASDLPIPWLVTAVATLGHAAGDEVRAGRMTAKQASDALARSVLLLCGAD encoded by the coding sequence ATGTCGGAGATAACACCCCCCCGGCGCAGACGCCGCCGCGCCGACGCCGACCGCAGCGCCAGCGAGATCCTCAGGGCGACCAAGGATCTCCTCGCCGTGCAGCCGCACGCGAGCGTCGAGGAGATCGCCGTCGCGGCCGGCGTGAGCCGCCAGACCGTCTACGCCCACTTCAAGACCAGGGAGGCGCTGATCGGCGCGGTGTTCGACGAGATCGCCGCAGAGGCGGCGGCCCAGATGGAGGCAGCCCAGCTGGACCGGGAACCCGCCGTGGACGCGCTCCTGCGCCTGCTCGACATCAGCTGGCGGACCTTCCAGCGATATCCGCTCCTGCTGACGGTCTCCACCCCGGCCGGCGACTCCGCCGCCGACGGCAAGCGGCACGAGTCGGCCTTCGACCACCTCGAACGGGTGCTCAGCCGAGGCCGGCAGTCCGGCGAGTTCGCCTCCGACCTTCCCATACCCTGGCTCGTCACCGCCGTCGCCACCCTCGGCCACGCCGCCGGAGACGAGGTGCGGGCAGGACGGATGACGGCCAAGCAGGCCAGCGACGCCCTGGCCAGAAGCGTCCTGCTGCTCTGCGGGGCCGATTGA